A genomic segment from Mastomys coucha isolate ucsf_1 unplaced genomic scaffold, UCSF_Mcou_1 pScaffold7, whole genome shotgun sequence encodes:
- the Slc17a2 gene encoding sodium-dependent phosphate transport protein 3 isoform X2 has product MDEKPTTRKGSGFCSLRYALALIMHLSNLTMITQRVSLSIAIIAMVNSTQHQDPANASTEGPVMDFLSNRSRGIKDISTRAAVYQWSTETQGIIFSSISYGIILTLIPSGYLAGIFGAKQILGAGLLISSLLTLCTPLAADFGVILVIVIRTVQGMAQGMAWTGQFTIWAKWAPPLERSKLTSIAGSGAAFGSFIILCVGGLISQALGWPFIFYIFGSIGCVCCVLWFTVIYDDPMHHPCISVREKEHIRSSVAQQSGSPRRSVPIRAMVRCLPLWAIFMGFFSHFWLCTIIITYLPTYISTVLHVNIRDSGVLSSLPFIAASSCTILGGQMADFLLSRNLLNLITVRKLFSSLGLLLPSLCAVALPFVTSSYVATIVLLILIPGTSNLCDSGFIINTLDVAPRYASFLMGISRGFGLTAGIISSTTTGFLISQVGHVIEHLQVAGF; this is encoded by the exons ATGGATGAGAAGCCTACCACCAGGAAAG GGTCAGGTTTCTGCTCATTGCGCTATGCACTGGCTCTCATCATGCACCTCTCCAACCTCACCATGATAACGCAGCGTGTGAGTCTGAGCATTGCCATCATTGCCATGGTGAACAGCACACAGCATCAGGACCCAGCTAATGCATCCACTGAGGGGCCAGTGATGGACTTCCTCAGTAACCGGAGCAGAGGCATCAAGGACATTAGTACCCGG gCTGCCGTTTATCAGTGGAGCACAGAGACCCAGGGCATTATCTTTAGCTCCATCAGCTATGGAATCATACTGACGTTAATACCAAGTGGATATTTAGCGGGGATATTTGGAGCAAAGCAAATCCTTGGCGCTGGGTTGCTCATCTCATCCCTGCTCACGCTGTGTACTCCACTGGCTGCTGACTTTGGGGTGATTTTGGTCATCGTCATTCGCACAGTCCAGGGGATGGCACAG GGGATGGCGTGGACCGGTCAGTTCACAATCTGGGCAAAGTGGGCTCCACCCCTTGAACGGAGCAAGCTCACCAGCATTGCAGGCTCAG GGGCAGCATTTGGGTCCTTCATCATTCTCTGTGTGGGAGGATTAATCTCACAGGCGCTGGGCTGGCCTTTTATCTTCTACATCTTTG GTAGCATTGGCTGTGTCTGCTGTGTCCTGTGGTTCACGGTGATTTATGATGACCCCATGCATCACCCATGCATAAGTGTGAGGGAAAAAGAGCACATCAGGTCTtcagtggctcagcag TCTGGTTCTCCCAGAAGGTCCGTCCCCATAAGGGCGATGGTCAGATGCCTGCCACTGTGGGCCATTTTCATGGGTTTTTTCAGTCATTTCTGGCTTTGCACCATAATCATAACATACCTACCGACGTACATCAGTACAGTGCTGCACGTTAACATCAGAGAT AGTGGGGTTCTGTCCTCCCTGCCTTTCATTGCTGCCTCAAGCTGTACAATTTTAGGAGGTCAGATGGCAGATTTCCTTCTATCCAGGAATCTTCTCAACTTAATCACAGTTCGAAAACTCTTTTCATCCCTGG GgctcctccttccatccctttgtGCTGTGGCCCTGCCTTTTGTGACTTCCAGTTACGTAGCAACCATTGTCCTGCTGATACTCATTCCTGGGACCAGCAATTTGTGTGACTCAGGGTTCATCATCAACACGCTCGATGTTGCCCCCAG ATATGCGAGTTTCCTCATGGGCATCTCAAGGGGATTCGGTCTTACTGCAGGAATCATCTCATCCACAACCACCGGATTCCTCATCAGTCAGGTTGGGCATGTTATTGAACATCTGCAAGTGGCAG GATTCTGA
- the Slc17a2 gene encoding sodium-dependent phosphate transport protein 3 isoform X1, with product MDEKPTTRKGSGFCSLRYALALIMHLSNLTMITQRVSLSIAIIAMVNSTQHQDPANASTEGPVMDFLSNRSRGIKDISTRAAVYQWSTETQGIIFSSISYGIILTLIPSGYLAGIFGAKQILGAGLLISSLLTLCTPLAADFGVILVIVIRTVQGMAQGMAWTGQFTIWAKWAPPLERSKLTSIAGSGAAFGSFIILCVGGLISQALGWPFIFYIFGSIGCVCCVLWFTVIYDDPMHHPCISVREKEHIRSSVAQQSGSPRRSVPIRAMVRCLPLWAIFMGFFSHFWLCTIIITYLPTYISTVLHVNIRDSGVLSSLPFIAASSCTILGGQMADFLLSRNLLNLITVRKLFSSLGLLLPSLCAVALPFVTSSYVATIVLLILIPGTSNLCDSGFIINTLDVAPRYASFLMGISRGFGLTAGIISSTTTGFLISQDSESGWRNVFFLSAAVNMFGLIFYLIFGQAEIQNWAKERTLTRL from the exons ATGGATGAGAAGCCTACCACCAGGAAAG GGTCAGGTTTCTGCTCATTGCGCTATGCACTGGCTCTCATCATGCACCTCTCCAACCTCACCATGATAACGCAGCGTGTGAGTCTGAGCATTGCCATCATTGCCATGGTGAACAGCACACAGCATCAGGACCCAGCTAATGCATCCACTGAGGGGCCAGTGATGGACTTCCTCAGTAACCGGAGCAGAGGCATCAAGGACATTAGTACCCGG gCTGCCGTTTATCAGTGGAGCACAGAGACCCAGGGCATTATCTTTAGCTCCATCAGCTATGGAATCATACTGACGTTAATACCAAGTGGATATTTAGCGGGGATATTTGGAGCAAAGCAAATCCTTGGCGCTGGGTTGCTCATCTCATCCCTGCTCACGCTGTGTACTCCACTGGCTGCTGACTTTGGGGTGATTTTGGTCATCGTCATTCGCACAGTCCAGGGGATGGCACAG GGGATGGCGTGGACCGGTCAGTTCACAATCTGGGCAAAGTGGGCTCCACCCCTTGAACGGAGCAAGCTCACCAGCATTGCAGGCTCAG GGGCAGCATTTGGGTCCTTCATCATTCTCTGTGTGGGAGGATTAATCTCACAGGCGCTGGGCTGGCCTTTTATCTTCTACATCTTTG GTAGCATTGGCTGTGTCTGCTGTGTCCTGTGGTTCACGGTGATTTATGATGACCCCATGCATCACCCATGCATAAGTGTGAGGGAAAAAGAGCACATCAGGTCTtcagtggctcagcag TCTGGTTCTCCCAGAAGGTCCGTCCCCATAAGGGCGATGGTCAGATGCCTGCCACTGTGGGCCATTTTCATGGGTTTTTTCAGTCATTTCTGGCTTTGCACCATAATCATAACATACCTACCGACGTACATCAGTACAGTGCTGCACGTTAACATCAGAGAT AGTGGGGTTCTGTCCTCCCTGCCTTTCATTGCTGCCTCAAGCTGTACAATTTTAGGAGGTCAGATGGCAGATTTCCTTCTATCCAGGAATCTTCTCAACTTAATCACAGTTCGAAAACTCTTTTCATCCCTGG GgctcctccttccatccctttgtGCTGTGGCCCTGCCTTTTGTGACTTCCAGTTACGTAGCAACCATTGTCCTGCTGATACTCATTCCTGGGACCAGCAATTTGTGTGACTCAGGGTTCATCATCAACACGCTCGATGTTGCCCCCAG ATATGCGAGTTTCCTCATGGGCATCTCAAGGGGATTCGGTCTTACTGCAGGAATCATCTCATCCACAACCACCGGATTCCTCATCAGTCAG GATTCTGAATCAGGATGGAGGAATGTGTTTTTCCTGTCTGCTGCTGTCAACATGTTTGGTCTGATCTTTTATCTCATATTTGGACAAGCAGAAATCCAGAACTGGGCCAAAGAAAGGACTCTCACCCGCCTCTGA
- the Slc17a2 gene encoding sodium-dependent phosphate transport protein 3 isoform X3, with product MDEKPTTRKGSGFCSLRYALALIMHLSNLTMITQRVSLSIAIIAMVNSTQHQDPANASTEGPVMDFLSNRSRGIKDISTRAAVYQWSTETQGIIFSSISYGIILTLIPSGYLAGIFGAKQILGAGLLISSLLTLCTPLAADFGVILVIVIRTVQGMAQGMAWTGQFTIWAKWAPPLERSKLTSIAGSGAAFGSFIILCVGGLISQALGWPFIFYIFGSIGCVCCVLWFTVIYDDPMHHPCISVREKEHIRSSVAQQSGSPRRSVPIRAMVRCLPLWAIFMGFFSHFWLCTIIITYLPTYISTVLHVNIRDSGVLSSLPFIAASSCTILGGQMADFLLSRNLLNLITVRKLFSSLDMRVSSWASQGDSVLLQESSHPQPPDSSSVRILNQDGGMCFSCLLLSTCLV from the exons ATGGATGAGAAGCCTACCACCAGGAAAG GGTCAGGTTTCTGCTCATTGCGCTATGCACTGGCTCTCATCATGCACCTCTCCAACCTCACCATGATAACGCAGCGTGTGAGTCTGAGCATTGCCATCATTGCCATGGTGAACAGCACACAGCATCAGGACCCAGCTAATGCATCCACTGAGGGGCCAGTGATGGACTTCCTCAGTAACCGGAGCAGAGGCATCAAGGACATTAGTACCCGG gCTGCCGTTTATCAGTGGAGCACAGAGACCCAGGGCATTATCTTTAGCTCCATCAGCTATGGAATCATACTGACGTTAATACCAAGTGGATATTTAGCGGGGATATTTGGAGCAAAGCAAATCCTTGGCGCTGGGTTGCTCATCTCATCCCTGCTCACGCTGTGTACTCCACTGGCTGCTGACTTTGGGGTGATTTTGGTCATCGTCATTCGCACAGTCCAGGGGATGGCACAG GGGATGGCGTGGACCGGTCAGTTCACAATCTGGGCAAAGTGGGCTCCACCCCTTGAACGGAGCAAGCTCACCAGCATTGCAGGCTCAG GGGCAGCATTTGGGTCCTTCATCATTCTCTGTGTGGGAGGATTAATCTCACAGGCGCTGGGCTGGCCTTTTATCTTCTACATCTTTG GTAGCATTGGCTGTGTCTGCTGTGTCCTGTGGTTCACGGTGATTTATGATGACCCCATGCATCACCCATGCATAAGTGTGAGGGAAAAAGAGCACATCAGGTCTtcagtggctcagcag TCTGGTTCTCCCAGAAGGTCCGTCCCCATAAGGGCGATGGTCAGATGCCTGCCACTGTGGGCCATTTTCATGGGTTTTTTCAGTCATTTCTGGCTTTGCACCATAATCATAACATACCTACCGACGTACATCAGTACAGTGCTGCACGTTAACATCAGAGAT AGTGGGGTTCTGTCCTCCCTGCCTTTCATTGCTGCCTCAAGCTGTACAATTTTAGGAGGTCAGATGGCAGATTTCCTTCTATCCAGGAATCTTCTCAACTTAATCACAGTTCGAAAACTCTTTTCATCCCTGG ATATGCGAGTTTCCTCATGGGCATCTCAAGGGGATTCGGTCTTACTGCAGGAATCATCTCATCCACAACCACCGGATTCCTCATCAGTCAG GATTCTGAATCAGGATGGAGGAATGTGTTTTTCCTGTCTGCTGCTGTCAACATGTTTGGTCTGA